In Phenylobacterium hankyongense, the sequence AAATCGCCGCCGAGTTCGCGGTTCATCCTCGCCAGCAGGTTCTTGTTGAACGCCGCGGTGACGCCGAGCGCGTCGTCGTAGGCCGCGACCAGCTCCGCCTGCGGCTTGACCAGGTCGATGCCGACCAGGAAGGCCGCGCCCTGCCCCAGCAACCGCCGGGCGCCATCGAGGAAGCTCCGCGCTTCCTCCGGGGTGAAATTGCCGATCGTCGAACCCGGGAAGAAGCCGACCACCGGATGACCGTCGACCGCGGCCGGCAGCTGCAGCGCGCGGGTGAAGTCCTCGGCCAGCGGCGCCACCGTAAGCGCGGGATAATCCTGGTTGATGGCGTGCGCGGCGTCGGCCAAGGCCTCGCGGCTGATGTCGATGGGGGCGTAGACCGCGACCTGCGGCGCGGCGTCCAGCACGATCCGGGTCTTGACGCTGGCGCCGCTGCCGAACTCGACCAGCGCGGCGCCCTCGGGAATGACCTGCGAGATCTCCGCCGCCGCCCCGCCCAGCAGGGCGATCTCGGTGCGGGTCGGATAGTACTCCGCCAGTTCGCAGATGGCCTCGAACAGGCGGGAGCCCTCGGCGTCGTAGAAGTATTTCGGCGGCAGGCTCTTCTGCGGCTTCGACAGGCCCTCGACCACGTCCTCGGCGAAGGTCGCGCCGCGCTCGGCCGCGGCGTCCATCGCCAGGCGCACGCCGGAGAACATCCAGCGCTGGTGCGGATAGAAGAAGTTGCGGTAACTCGCCCGCACATGGCCGGCGGGCGTCACGCAGGCGCCGCCACGCAGCACGAACTGCCCGGCCATGAACTTGCCGTTGTACTCGCCGACCGCGCCGGGCGCGGGGCGGTAGCCGGGATAGGGCGAATAGGCGCTGCGGGTCCATTCCCAGGCGTCGCCGAACATCTGCCGCAGCCCGTCGCCGTCGGGCGCGGGCGTCGGGTCGATCCGGCCGGCTCCGAGAAATCGCCCCTCGACCGGCAGGCCGGCCGCGGCGTGCTCCCACTCGGCCTCGGTGGGCAGGCGCGCGCCGGCCCAGCTGGCGTAAGCTTCCGCCTCGTAGAAGCTGACGTGGGTCACCGGGGCGGCGGGATCGATGGGTCGCAGGCCGTGCAGGCTCATGGCCATCCAGCCGGCGTCGGTGTCCTGCCAGTAGAACGGCGCGCGCCAACCCTCCGCCTGCACGGTCGCCCAGCCCTCGGACAGCCAGAGCTCGGGCCGCCGGTAGCCGCCGTCGGCCATGAAGGCCTGCCATTCGCCATTGGTCACCAGCCGGTCGGCGAGCCGGTACGGGCCCAGGAAGACCTTGTGGCGGGGCGTCTCGTTGTCGAAGGCGAAGCCGGGACCGCCGTGGCCGATCTCCACCAGGCCGCCGTCGAAGCCGACGAAGGCCAGGGGCGCGACCGCGACCGGAGCCGGGGCGGCCCTCGGCGGCGCATAGGCCGGGTGCAGCGGCGACTGGGCGAACAGGTGCAGGATGTCCATCAGGATCAGCTCCTGATGCTGTTGCTCATGCGCCAGGCCGAGGTCGAGCAGGTCGGCGAACCCCTCCGCGCCCTGCGCCAGCAGCCGCGCCATGCCCTCGTCCACATGGGCGCGGTAGGACAGCACGTCGTCCAGCGACGGCCGGGTGATCAGGCCGCGGGCGGGCCGCGGCTGCCGCGCGCCCAGCGCCTCGTAGTAGGAATTGAACAGGAAGCCGAAGCGCGGGTCGAACACCCGGTAGCCGGCCAGCCGCGACGTCAGCAGGAAGGTCTCGAAGAACCAGGTCGTATGCGCCAGGTGCCACTTGGTCGGGCTGGCGTCGGGCATCGACTGGGCGAGCTGGTCCTCCGGCGTCAGGCTGCGGGTCAGGGCTTCGCTGGCCTGCCGCACCGCCTGGTAGCGACGCAGGGCCTCGTCGGCGGTCTGGGTCTCAGTGCGGGATTCCAGCCCCGCCGCCTCGTTGGAACGCTCCATCAGCCCTGTCCCCTCGGCGGCCAAGCCGGACGATGTCCGGCTCTCGACGCTCATAGCTAGGGCGTCATCAGTCCGGCGCCAACGCCAGCCGCCGCACGAAGTTCCAGAAATGCGAGCGCCT encodes:
- the egtB gene encoding ergothioneine biosynthesis protein EgtB, encoding MERSNEAAGLESRTETQTADEALRRYQAVRQASEALTRSLTPEDQLAQSMPDASPTKWHLAHTTWFFETFLLTSRLAGYRVFDPRFGFLFNSYYEALGARQPRPARGLITRPSLDDVLSYRAHVDEGMARLLAQGAEGFADLLDLGLAHEQQHQELILMDILHLFAQSPLHPAYAPPRAAPAPVAVAPLAFVGFDGGLVEIGHGGPGFAFDNETPRHKVFLGPYRLADRLVTNGEWQAFMADGGYRRPELWLSEGWATVQAEGWRAPFYWQDTDAGWMAMSLHGLRPIDPAAPVTHVSFYEAEAYASWAGARLPTEAEWEHAAAGLPVEGRFLGAGRIDPTPAPDGDGLRQMFGDAWEWTRSAYSPYPGYRPAPGAVGEYNGKFMAGQFVLRGGACVTPAGHVRASYRNFFYPHQRWMFSGVRLAMDAAAERGATFAEDVVEGLSKPQKSLPPKYFYDAEGSRLFEAICELAEYYPTRTEIALLGGAAAEISQVIPEGAALVEFGSGASVKTRIVLDAAPQVAVYAPIDISREALADAAHAINQDYPALTVAPLAEDFTRALQLPAAVDGHPVVGFFPGSTIGNFTPEEARSFLDGARRLLGQGAAFLVGIDLVKPQAELVAAYDDALGVTAAFNKNLLARMNRELGGDFDLEAFAHRARWNAAQSRVEMHLESRRAQAVKVAGRTFDFAAGETLHTENSYKFTVEGFARLAAEAGWRLEREWASAHPAFAVVLLRA